The Nyctibius grandis isolate bNycGra1 chromosome 14, bNycGra1.pri, whole genome shotgun sequence genome segment CGCAAAACACACTAATCACTCTACTAAGTCTTAATGAAACTATTTCAGGTAATAAACTGCACAGATTAAACAGAGCTGTGCAAAAGTAACAACCTGGCACAGAAGACTAACACAGACCTAGGCCACTCTTTGCACTTAACTGGAAGGAGACAATAATGAAAGCTGCaattattcttttcagtttACTATTTaagctgttatttatttttaaaaaaaataaaaaaaaaaaaggtgggagTTCACCAGTTAAAGCAGACAGAAGAGCACCTCAACCTTTTTTGGCTAGTTTTTTCTGGAAGCATCACAGTTGCACCCACTCTGGTGCCAAGTGAGCTGCACAGCTTCGCTCTCACAAGGGGAGTGAATTCCTTGGCTATGGCTACAACAGAAGAGCTACCATCCTGTGAGGGCGACGCTGCCATCTCTGGCAAAGCCACCCAAGCCTGGCAAAAGCAGTTTAGCTCCCAAACCAAGGGCATCTTTCCCTACTAAGTGCTTTACACCTTGTTAGAGGATGAAATCTTCCTATAAGGCACAGGGATAAAAAAATGGcatgtttctgtgaaaagtaTATTgagatatacatatattttatatatatgtatctcaGTTCCTAGAAAAGTAAAGGATACATACTCAGTGCAACATCAGCTTTATTACCATCTTCCGATGCAGTGCTACTTGATTACCAGTTAAGCGTTTCAGAgaagacaattttctttttatgtaaaatagGGAGAGATCTTCCCCCTTTCTTGTTTACAAAAGTGATGCTGAACAACAGAGGTTTTAAGCTATTTGACCTGATTGAGAACaaacaaatgtttaaataaaaaaaaaccaaacccaaaaagaagcattttattCCAATTTTGACTTAAGGGAAGTGCTCTAGTAAACCAGGATACTGTACACTGCTGTAGTCTCTGTTACTGAGaccagagaaaaatcagtgccAACACAAATAAGTCAGCCAAGGAAGCTTACCTGTAACTCAGTACATGTAAGGTAACAGGTCTCCAGTTAACTCTTCAGAAACGGTGAAAATACACAGGCTGTCTCTGATGAGCTTGCCTTGTGTTAAGCAGTAAATAACAAAGCATTTAACAGCTAATGATTTTCACAGCTTGCTTTCAAAATGCTAACGATCTGCAATGGAGACAGGTACTATAGCAGCCACTTCatcaataataaatatattctttattttacagaGACATTGTCttcaagtttttaatttaaaaaatacatcactAAGCCACCTCTCTTGCTGCTGGAGCATACAACCAGGATGTTGTTGCTATTTGACCTATCACATAGGCAAGCATATAAGATTGTCCTAGAGGGCATTagctggaacagcagcagccttcAAGACATGAGGAACAGAAGACATTAACAGAGCCACAGATCCCTTGCTGACATCTTCCAGCAGCAAGCGTGGCTGACGGCTCACAGCCATTTTCATCTACACACATGCCAAGCCTGCCTTGGCAAAAATTCCAACTGGTAAGAATTCATCTTTAACATAAAGGACCTGCATTGTATTGCCCGCCTATATCGCGGATTTAGTTCTCCAACAGTAACGTTACAAACGTCCGCAAGATGCTAAGCACTCGACTCCCATGTAAGACAGTGGGACCAGACCATGCTGGACAGACCTACAGGACCAGGCAATAAGGAATCTACTTTCTTCATTGCATGAACTCCATCATTATAGTTTGAAGCTGCATATGAAGATGACTCCTATTTTTGGAACCGCTATGCTCTACTTCAAGCATTCACAGTAAATAAATAGCTCCTGATGTGACTAATTAGCAtaggaagataaaaaaaatttttggagagcgctctttcttttacttctttaaaaTCCTCTGGGAGACACCTCCAAGAATCAGCCATCAACTATAAAAAGGTACCATCttaaattttagaaattaaataatgtCAAACATTGATTCTCACTGTGAAGTTCTATCTTCACATTTCTAATCAGTATCAACCCAGTCTATCAGAATGCATCCTCATTTGGCTTGGAGtcatttctctgaagaaagcagCCAATTTGACCATCTATTTCCCTCAGCGCCAGTGCATTTAAAGTTCATTGCCAACATGAGATATGACACTGGAAAAACTGGATTCCTACCACAAATTATTTGAGAAAGATAGTAGCATCCACCTCAGAGAAGCCTGTCAGCACCAGGTTGTAAGAAGCAGTCTGACAAGCAGTCAAGCCATTGGAAGTACAAGTCAGAGTACAGAAGTACATCTGCTGTCATAAAGCTAATGCCAAGTTCATCACCCCACAAAGTGGGGCATGAGATTTTCATTGCAAAAGCAGAAGCACAACCCAAGTTTCTGTGCAAGTCTTTGACTGCATGCTCAAGTGGCACTAGTCACTATGTAGACGTATTCTAATTTTAGGGAGGGTTTCCTTTTATGATATAAAAGTTTTGGCAATCTAAGGTCAATTATTCAAGCCTGCCTGGAAAACTGTAATAGGTATTTAAAtactgcaaagcaaaaaggTAGTTTTTAAGGAGCTCAGAACACCATAAGCAGTCCACTAAGAAAGCTGAGGGAAGTGAGgacaggggggaaaaagaaaattcactgaCTCCTTGTAGAGCATTCAGTccgaaaaaaaaacaaccaaagaaGATGAATTAGTGTTTCAGCCACGGATGAGCTTCAATGGAAGCTTTGCTTCTGTCTCCATAGTCGTACAACAGTTCTTCACCTGCTTTAATGTCTCTGGAAGCTATGAGTATGAGATGAGGCACACCATCAATGTCATGAAGCTTTGTTTGACAATTGCCACATTTGCTGTGATTAATCAGTCTTCCCAGACGATTAGTTTCTTTTGTAGCATCAACACTGAAAGAACAAGAACAGAACGCAGGATTGCTGCATATCACACAGTCACATTTGTGAGCCAAAACCAAAGTGCAAATCAGATAAAGAATGAGGAATCCACACAAGGcttgaaaaatgaaggaaaaacagaacactATAGAATAGTCTTATGATTAAACAGACGGCACATAATACAGCAAAGGTAAACTGAAGCAATTCTGGGAGATTAAGTTAgcacaaaacccagaaaatggaaaatttaggATATGTTTTTGAGCAGCCTGTTTCCAAGCAGCTCTTAACTGTTCATGAGGAAGAGCGGAAGCCAGATGGAGAACACCACCAGAAAGGCTTGATACCTTAAATACCCTCCCGTCAAGGAAGCTGTGTCCAAGACAAGTAGTATCCACTGAGTAAACCAGCAAGAGTTTCTACTCACATGGAAGGCTGAGAATGCCTAAATACTACATGCCCAACTTCTAGAGACCTGGATACTAAAGCTCTAGTGCCCCTCATTGCACAAAGAATTGTTATGGCAGCTGTCATTATGGCATCTAGAGTGCACGTCAGACACTTAGAATATAATATAAGGCACTTCAAGGTAATTAATATACAGGTTAAGTGAACCACACTCCAGTATACAGTAACATCAGCCAAGGAGGAAAGAACGTAGTCTGAGTAGTTGCTTTGAGAGAATTGGAGTTTGGGGCAAATGACACAGCAAATAGAGGGATAAAGCTGACACACAGGGTGAGCATCAGGTGCTAGAGAAAGAAGGAGGCCCAGTCAAAGACAGTTGAAGGAAATGTTTCTCTTCCAGTGAGTTTGTCCATACtacttttcaaacaaaatccTTGCAACTCAGGAAAAGAGGTTAATTTTACAAGAGAATAAATTTAGGCAGAAGTCCATGGCAGAGCTAGAAGTCTCATCCAAGCAGATACAACTCTCCATATACCTTGTGCTGTACTTCAGAGAATAGGGCTTTGAGTCACCTACCATTCCTTTTAGTCCAGAGATATAGGAGGCTCTTGGACCATGAAAGAGTGCTCCAAAAAGATTTCCTAATTCATGgttcccattaaaaaaattttgcttgaaaacaagaaaagactTAGCAGCATTCAAAGCTTGTATCACTCAGTTATCACACTTAAGGGAAGAGAAGCTTACCAGTACGTTTTGCTGAGGTACTGAAAATAGTACATATAGCAGCCTGTAGATGGATCTTGAGCATACACAGCTTCTCGCTTTTTAGCATCAGTGATCTCTATGAGATCCCCATGATATTCAACTACAAATTCTCCTCGATTAAAATGTTTAGTAGCGATTACTCCTCTCCCTTTGCCATCGATGTAATCAATCTGTTgagttgaaaagaaaatcagctggGAAATTGAAAAGTATTTACATGACTGCAAATATGTTGTTTACTAGGAAATGAGtgatttgtcatttaaaaatgctaCAGCAGAGTATTTGTGTGTATTGCAGACAAACCTGTAGAAGCACAATGCACAGCATTGTAGAAGAATGAGTTTGGGACACACCCTATGAGTTACCAGGTATTTTGGTACAAGGTCTTCTAATCAAAGAACTAagaattactttaaataaaccacacacagaaaagagttgtctattttttcttttaaactatcTATTAGCTGAGGCAGTaagcttttccatttcaggTGCACCATCACCATTAACATGCACAAGTTAAGAAGTTAGAGGAACAGAAAGATCAATCGCAGAAGTTACATTTATCACCCACCAGTATACTTTATTATTCCCGTCTCCCCATGTAAACTGGAAAACTCCAAGAAAGTTCTCCTATCACTGTTGTAGATGTGACAGTGTTAACTACAGGCAGCTGCTTTTCAAGAAGTACAGCTCTTCTGCACTTCCAGGAgccatttctgctttaaattctAAAAAGGGTGATCAGAGTAACCCAAATGGTAAGCACTTGGTCCCAATAACTAGTATTTGCTAGTGGTGGGAGGAAAACCAGTACAACCCATTATCCCATAATGAAAACCTACAGCAACTGGCTGTAAACAGGCTAGTAGAATTTGTTACCATACAGACAGTATAAATGAGTGTTACCTTTAAAATGTATGACAATTAAGATGCTATATCTAACCCCATTTCTGGAAGCTAACCCAAGAAACGAGATACTAAAGGGAGTGCATTTTCAGTGAAGACTATAAAGCCCCTTCGATATTTACGACCAGGGCTGCACATACATATTCTTCAGAGACAAATATTGCCCATCCAAAAGGAAAGACAGTGTGCTCCAGTTTTGCTGTGCTTTCATCATACTACTGAAGAACTACAGCAGTTCTGAGACTGAGTTCTGCTACCTTCTGCTTAAACGGATTAACAGCAAGATACTGTATAAAGAGTACGTGGCTACTCAGGTTGGCATTGCAGTTACCTtcattccttcttctttcccactTGTAATTAGCTCAtctattttcctcctctcctcagtctgcaaaagaaacaagaacaaacaaaaccacagtatTGTTGATAGTTTTTGTAGCTTATTCTATAgctaaaaggaaattattagCCAGTGACACTCATTTTTCCAAACCATCCCATATTTCTAGCAAAACTGAATGGTACAGAGACAGATTTGTGCCCCTCAAAATATATAAGCAGCTAAATTCCATCCTAGAAGAACTGGACCTGCATTTCCAAATTTTAAGAACGTTCTTAACAATACTTCTAGTGCACAATGCTATTTGTATTTGGCCAATGGAAACTACCTGCAGATAGTTGTGCACTTCCTCAAACGTTCAGTTAACCAGTAACATTATAAGTAATGTTATTTTAACAAGAAGCACTACCTCCAATTCAGATTTGCTCTTCCTGGAACTTCTTCTAACTGGGTAATAATCTGTCACTTTTCGATTTGGTGTTCTTCCTTGTGTTCTaaggaataagaaaaatagAGAGCACACATATTTCAATTTGTGAAGTTACACCTCTAGGACAGAAATATCTGcaggaaatttttattttcagtttggtGTGTTGAAAGGTGATCATTATCAATCAGTGTTTTTTATCAGTACTCTTCAAGCCAAAAGCtacatccttttttcttccccatgctATTTCCATTACTTTAGTACTAATTCTTTAACAAGGATGAGATGCCATTGGAAACCAACTGAAGGTCACACTACAGGTCTGAAGTCCCCTGTGTGCCTTGCCAGAAGGCACTCTAAAAGTTAGGTCATGAAAACTGCTTGGCAAGGAATTCATTAATGTTAGGTCACATTACTCCGATATCATGGGAAAGGGTATCAGCTCAGCCAGGAAGCCTCCAACTGTAATTAATCTAATATTCTCTTTCTGACAAGATACATTCCCATTTGTCCACAGAAAAGTAGGTCTTAATGGTTCATTAATGTCTTGTTCTATAGGTGATCAGCAAGCAAGGCTagtatattttaagaaaagcaaaagtccTCTTCAAAGTAGATAAATACTTTGGGtgctattttgtattttcaaacacattATTATTGTGAAAACAAAGAAGTCTCCTTTAAGATGTTTCCCTCAACACAggtatttgcttaaaaaaaggcaacaaaacaagagtaaaattaattacagGTCTGACTGTAGTtcctgaaggaaaaatgcagatcAAAGCCTCCTGGTGCAAAAggacacacagaagaaaaagcttttacaattcCAGAAGTCACTTACTTTCTCCTTGGTCCACGTTTTGCTTTAACCATCTTTTTCTGAGCTGGCTTTGCATTGGCCTCATCAGCACAGTCTGAAGGCATGGGCGTCTTTTGAGTTTCTACAGTTTCTTGTTTTTGATCAGAGGAGGGCACCGAAGCATTGCACCCACTTTCTTTATCTTTCTGGTCTTCTGGTTTCATAGCACCTTCAATTATATTGccacccttctttttttctggtgacaggaaaataaagtaagGCTCTGAACTTAGGATCATCTATACCAGAGTGCTTTAAATGAATTCCAGGGGTTTCTAGTCCAAGTTTCTAGTTCTGTCaaacaggagaaagaggaagggaatgATACAACCTCTTTCTGGTAGAACCCAGATAGGCTGTTACTCAACTTTTGACTAGTCATTGCTACAGTACATACAGTACAGAGAGGGGtgagcagagaaagggaaagggtaAAACAGAGCCCAAGTACTTTGTCATGTTACGTTTGCGACTCAGAACCTTCCAAACCTGAACACGCAGCACCTTCAGTGCAGTGTTTGAGACAACTGCACAGTTTGCCACTCAGTGGATCTGGCATACTAAATTATCAAGTTGCCATAAGCTAATCAACATCCTGCACTGACGAGGGAGAGGAAGCATCTCTGGATCCACGAGGGAGAGGAAGCATCTCTGGATCCTGCGCTGCTGTGATCAGTAGCTGCAGACACTGGTACCAAGTGGCCAACATCACTCACACAAGATCCACACAAGCTAAAGGGCTGGCACTTACAAGAAGTCTACCTCACACACAACCAACATTTTCTTGGTTGCGTGCATCCTACCTTGATACGACCACATCCTCCTTGTCAGTCAACTGAGGTGAGCATGGCTTAAAGCTgaataaagtttttatttaaagcaaatcaCCAGGTTTAACAGTCCCATCTGCTGAGACAGATGCTTCAGTCTCACTGGAGAAATAGAGCACAGCTGCAAGGCCACAGCAGTGGGACAAGCTAAAGCCATCTTCACTTTCTTGTCAAAACTGGAGAGCTAAATTAGGAGCTAAAGGCTCTAAGTTTCCAGAAAACCTGACACACTCTGTGTTGAATGGGACTTAAAACACCTGCCTTCTGAAAGCGTTGGCATCAAAGTGTTTTGACAAGTTACCAAGGTTATTAAATGCACCTTTAAACACaagccagctttttttttttcccctccataaAATTAAGAACGTTCCCATTTCTAGTCACTACCATGAAGCATCTACAAAGCCTGGCACTCAGCATCCACAATCTGTGCTCCTCCCTCTCACTGCCTTTATTTCATCCTGAAAATTTAAGAATTGTTTCTTCTTCTACCAGTACCTCTACCTCATACGTGATTTGACTTGGAATTGCCTTTATATGAATTAGTATAATGTAATCAAATTATAGAATAAACCAGTTTTAGgtaaaagcagattaaaaaaaattagataaacTACCAAGCACCGACCTGAAGAAGCAGCGTAGTAATGAATTGCATGGGATTAAGGCATGTGGACAAGGCAAGCATTAGCTTTTTATATCCAGAGAGACAATACAAACATAGCCAGacaaaaaacagaggaaaaattgcCTGGTAAACCTGTGACCtaagttttcacagaatcacagaatgttagggattggaagggacctcgaaagatcatctagtccaatccccctgccggagcaggattgcctagaccatatcacacaggaacgcgtccaggtgggttttgaatgtctccagagaaggagactccacaacctctctgggcagcctgtgccagtgtttggtcatcctcaccgtaaagaagtttttcctcatatttaagtggaacctcctgtgttccagcttgcacccattgccccttgtcctgtcaagggatgtcactgagaagagcctggctccatcctcatgacacttgccctttacatatttataaacattaatgaggtcacccctcagtctcctcttctctaagctaaagagacccagctccctcagcctctcctcataagggagatgttccactcccttaatcatcttcgtggctctaaAAGGATAAGGACACCCTCATCTTTGTAGAGTCCCACGGTTGCCAATAGAGTTGTGGAACTGGGTAAGCAAGtgggccagggcagctgcctggcCTTCTTGAGCGTGCATTAAAGTTTTCAAATTGGGAGTGAGGGGAGCACATGAGGCAAGCAATCCAAAGATCAATCTTACCATTTCCTTTCCTGTAGGTTTTGTTTAGTGTTTTGCCCTGACATTTCGCCTCGTGATACATGACAGAGTTCTCTTCTTGAAGCGGGGGGCGAGCACCAGCAGTTTTGTTTGaattcaggtagctgtagattTTGGATTGACCAATAAACACATTCTCCTAAAACAGACCCACACAAGAATCAGTACATCACAGAGATGCCAGGTACATCAACTTGGTATCCACAACACGCTGCAAAGACCAGGGTTGACAGCTGACTGTGCTAATGCAAGTTACACTGCTTTAATGCATCATCCTTGCTGCTGTTGCTATTTCTACTAAGTGAAAACATAATGGTGGTAAGCACTCAGGAGAACTTTACTAATGCAAACTCTCAGTCCGAGAGGACTTTCGTATGAAATGTGGCAGAATCAGTTAGTCATAACTAACTCCAGCTTCCACCCTGTGCTTCACAGTATGAACTCTGGTGCAAAAGAAACCAACCCTGAGCTCCTCAGGAGAAAGGCGGCCTCAAAGAGTGcaagccaaaaaaaatacaaataacacCGCAAAAATTGCCCAAGCCTAGAACATACCTCTCATAGTCAGAGAGGTATGAGCTTACCCAAACACTCTCATGAGGTGTCAAGTGTTACTGCAGTTAATTATATGCTCTACTGAGCAACACAGAAGAGAGGAATCAGTTTTGCAGCCTACCTTGAGTGACACCTCACTGGTGTCTGGGAGATAAACAACggtatcttttttttatccATTATATTTCACAAAATGAAGTGTACAAGTTGTTCATGGCAAAAGAAACATTAACGAGTCTACACAAAGCACTTATGCCCAGCCAGGAAAATGGTAAAACCCTCTGGCATGGTCAAACACCGCAGAGACCAGGGTTTGTACACTGGCTCGGGCTCCAAGAACATCAAGCAGTATCAAATTTAGCGAAGTTTAGCAGAGTCGTGCCACCTTTGCTTGTACCGTCTCCTGCCACCTTGCCAAGTTTGACTGCACAGTGTATGTAGGGCACATAGATTTCAACTGTGAGATCTCAGTGTCTGGACAAGCAGATGCAACTTGGCCAGAATGAGTTTGTCTTGGCTATATTTTGACTCAACTAAAAGAAATTTTCCGACATTGCAAGTCagttaaaacaacaaaaacatgcatccatttttttataaaagcacaAAGGTTCccagtagttaaaaaaaaaagctcag includes the following:
- the KMT5A gene encoding N-lysine methyltransferase KMT5A isoform X2 — encoded protein: MAKGKNMPKARAGGAEEASSESAERKGPGRPRAGGENVFIGQSKIYSYLNSNKTAGARPPLQEENSVMYHEAKCQGKTLNKTYRKGNEKKKGGNIIEGAMKPEDQKDKESGCNASVPSSDQKQETVETQKTPMPSDCADEANAKPAQKKMVKAKRGPRRKTQGRTPNRKVTDYYPVRRSSRKSKSELETEERRKIDELITSGKEEGMKIDYIDGKGRGVIATKHFNRGEFVVEYHGDLIEITDAKKREAVYAQDPSTGCYMYYFQYLSKTYCVDATKETNRLGRLINHSKCGNCQTKLHDIDGVPHLILIASRDIKAGEELLYDYGDRSKASIEAHPWLKH
- the KMT5A gene encoding N-lysine methyltransferase KMT5A isoform X1, which gives rise to MTAGGRAGHGLGADHPPLLLGKNMPKARAGGAEEASSESAERKGPGRPRAGGENVFIGQSKIYSYLNSNKTAGARPPLQEENSVMYHEAKCQGKTLNKTYRKGNEKKKGGNIIEGAMKPEDQKDKESGCNASVPSSDQKQETVETQKTPMPSDCADEANAKPAQKKMVKAKRGPRRKTQGRTPNRKVTDYYPVRRSSRKSKSELETEERRKIDELITSGKEEGMKIDYIDGKGRGVIATKHFNRGEFVVEYHGDLIEITDAKKREAVYAQDPSTGCYMYYFQYLSKTYCVDATKETNRLGRLINHSKCGNCQTKLHDIDGVPHLILIASRDIKAGEELLYDYGDRSKASIEAHPWLKH
- the KMT5A gene encoding N-lysine methyltransferase KMT5A isoform X4, whose translation is MYHEAKCQGKTLNKTYRKGNEKKKGGNIIEGAMKPEDQKDKESGCNASVPSSDQKQETVETQKTPMPSDCADEANAKPAQKKMVKAKRGPRRKTQGRTPNRKVTDYYPVRRSSRKSKSELETEERRKIDELITSGKEEGMKIDYIDGKGRGVIATKHFNRGEFVVEYHGDLIEITDAKKREAVYAQDPSTGCYMYYFQYLSKTYCVDATKETNRLGRLINHSKCGNCQTKLHDIDGVPHLILIASRDIKAGEELLYDYGDRSKASIEAHPWLKH
- the KMT5A gene encoding N-lysine methyltransferase KMT5A isoform X3, which encodes MKPEDQKDKESGCNASVPSSDQKQETVETQKTPMPSDCADEANAKPAQKKMVKAKRGPRRKTQGRTPNRKVTDYYPVRRSSRKSKSELETEERRKIDELITSGKEEGMKIDYIDGKGRGVIATKHFNRGEFVVEYHGDLIEITDAKKREAVYAQDPSTGCYMYYFQYLSKTYCVDATKETNRLGRLINHSKCGNCQTKLHDIDGVPHLILIASRDIKAGEELLYDYGDRSKASIEAHPWLKH